In Bdellovibrionales bacterium, a genomic segment contains:
- a CDS encoding transglycosylase SLT domain-containing protein: MFIGRIVFLSFLFVLSADRLYAAENAASWEFLSAEGRYTEAFNLLKAQKEKDNFYLGVTAFHADHWKDAVDYFSQALKENKDMSDYIYMYRGRAHLALKENQKAVDDFKKAETTSRTGFMKDLNVFYQAEALLQLKQWKKSESLYKKVQKKLSRTEYYPDVLWGQIVAEVSDGRANKVCRKAKEIYIKFPSYSKIIDWGIQLNQNAVNGKKLNCIVTFAEQKLRLQRLSWSGLADKALEEISSLQKKAMANQQFEVDELMVNYLLQEGYVDQAQKILAKYTESRKGDYDYLMLLGKAYSRSTEPLKGVDYYYQAAKATNKSSLSSAALFQSAFLSYFVQDYSGALSKFNEYMAKYPGNKTVSDVLWYSAWIQYLQKNYKTAEENFTSILAAKEKKPRLWTEHKEDKIRYWLAMSIYRQGDHPRALARFTELTHDESIGYYAVASYQRIRQISKRGVASLPGEKGSIHENWWMPEALAKSKSKEEEDLKPAVDNFEEKVDALLSNEEQVDDILSLDLKIDPTRSQLPEDLRSVYFTSVEKTLQRAYHLVRLGEDGLAYREILETEGQKLTRSQKEWLLQAHQSVRSFNRSVVLADHFFSEEGQKLGLSHGAIYWQNVYPKAFDNVVSQYSKRTKVPSEFIWSIMRAETIYRPDAISPVGARGLMQIMPKTGRKIASLQGEDVDTNSLVRPYVSIRLGSYYLQRVLKKFKGNLALAAAAYNGGPHRVHAWINLFGRLDLDEFIEHIPYQETRNYVKKVSKYYAIYNLIYNQNSEAMRSLTNPIGFQLEGTVPTMETWEKI, from the coding sequence CGTTTTTTTATCATTTTTATTTGTGCTCTCAGCGGACCGCCTTTACGCGGCGGAAAATGCTGCATCGTGGGAGTTTCTATCGGCAGAAGGCCGATATACGGAAGCGTTTAATCTCCTCAAGGCTCAAAAAGAAAAAGATAATTTTTATCTCGGAGTGACCGCCTTCCATGCGGATCACTGGAAAGACGCTGTCGATTATTTCTCCCAGGCTCTTAAAGAAAACAAAGACATGTCGGATTACATTTATATGTATCGCGGACGCGCCCATTTGGCTCTCAAAGAGAACCAAAAAGCCGTGGACGACTTTAAAAAAGCCGAGACCACCTCCCGCACCGGATTTATGAAGGATCTCAATGTTTTCTATCAAGCGGAAGCTTTGTTGCAACTCAAGCAATGGAAAAAATCAGAGTCGCTTTACAAGAAAGTTCAAAAGAAACTTTCCCGCACCGAATACTATCCTGATGTTTTGTGGGGACAGATTGTTGCCGAAGTGAGTGATGGACGTGCCAATAAAGTTTGTCGAAAAGCGAAAGAGATTTACATCAAATTTCCGTCCTATTCGAAAATTATTGATTGGGGAATTCAACTCAATCAAAACGCAGTGAATGGGAAAAAGCTCAATTGCATCGTGACCTTTGCGGAGCAGAAGCTAAGGCTTCAGCGGTTGTCATGGTCTGGGTTGGCCGACAAAGCTCTGGAAGAAATTAGTTCCTTACAAAAGAAAGCTATGGCAAATCAGCAATTTGAAGTCGATGAGCTGATGGTGAACTATCTTTTGCAAGAGGGCTATGTAGATCAGGCTCAAAAGATTCTCGCCAAGTATACGGAAAGTCGTAAAGGGGATTACGACTACTTAATGCTCCTAGGTAAAGCGTACTCTCGATCGACGGAGCCTCTTAAAGGCGTTGATTATTACTATCAAGCCGCGAAGGCGACAAATAAGTCTTCGCTGTCTTCAGCGGCGCTCTTTCAGTCCGCCTTTCTGAGTTACTTTGTTCAAGATTACTCCGGTGCCCTTTCAAAGTTTAACGAGTACATGGCGAAATATCCTGGCAATAAAACGGTCTCTGATGTTTTGTGGTATTCGGCCTGGATCCAGTATTTGCAAAAAAACTATAAAACCGCAGAGGAAAATTTCACGAGCATTCTCGCCGCCAAAGAGAAGAAGCCACGTCTCTGGACCGAGCACAAGGAAGACAAGATTCGCTATTGGTTAGCGATGAGTATTTACCGTCAAGGAGATCATCCTCGCGCTCTCGCTCGATTTACGGAGCTCACTCATGACGAATCGATCGGTTACTACGCGGTCGCCTCTTATCAACGCATTCGTCAGATCAGTAAGCGGGGAGTAGCAAGTTTACCAGGTGAGAAAGGATCCATTCACGAAAACTGGTGGATGCCAGAAGCCCTTGCGAAAAGTAAATCTAAGGAAGAAGAAGATCTTAAGCCTGCCGTGGATAATTTCGAAGAAAAAGTCGACGCCCTTCTTTCGAATGAAGAGCAAGTGGACGATATTTTATCACTCGATCTTAAAATTGATCCCACGAGATCTCAGCTTCCGGAAGACTTGCGTTCCGTTTATTTCACCAGCGTTGAAAAAACGCTTCAACGGGCCTACCACTTAGTGCGTTTGGGTGAGGACGGATTGGCGTATCGCGAGATTCTCGAGACCGAAGGGCAAAAGTTAACTCGCAGTCAAAAAGAATGGCTCCTGCAGGCTCACCAATCGGTTCGATCGTTTAATCGCTCGGTGGTTTTAGCTGATCACTTTTTTTCGGAAGAGGGACAAAAGCTGGGTCTATCTCACGGTGCAATTTATTGGCAGAATGTTTATCCCAAAGCTTTTGATAATGTCGTCAGCCAGTATTCCAAGCGCACTAAAGTTCCTTCCGAGTTTATCTGGAGTATTATGCGCGCCGAAACGATATATCGACCAGATGCGATCTCGCCGGTGGGGGCTCGCGGATTGATGCAGATCATGCCTAAGACCGGCCGTAAGATCGCCTCCTTACAGGGTGAAGACGTGGATACGAACTCCTTAGTTCGTCCTTATGTTTCGATTCGCTTGGGATCTTACTATCTTCAACGTGTGCTGAAAAAGTTTAAGGGAAATTTGGCTTTAGCCGCTGCGGCCTATAACGGAGGACCTCACCGCGTTCACGCTTGGATTAATTTATTTGGCCGACTGGATCTGGACGAATTTATCGAGCATATTCCTTACCAGGAAACTCGGAACTACGTTAAAAAAGTTTCCAAGTACTATGCGATTTATAATTTGATTTATAACCAGAACTCCGAAGCCATGCGTTCTCTCACCAATCCGATTGGTTTTCAGCTCGAGGGTACGGTGCCGACGATGGAAACCTGGGAGAAGATTTAA